A genomic stretch from Schaalia odontolytica includes:
- a CDS encoding sugar porter family MFS transporter translates to MTPQSSARNTSIPPLVIRSAIVASLGGLLFGFDTAVISGAEEKLTELYALSSTGEGLLVAIATIGTIVGAIIAGNLADRFGRKPVLFWIGVLFGVGALATALAPLPTLVSAADGSVSASSAFPITFFMIFRFLGGVGVGLSSVVAPIYTAEIAPARVRGRLVGLVQFNIVFGILLAYASNAVIREIAHEETAWRWMLGVMAVPAVFFLVFLATVPETPRWLLSHGREELAVKISERLTTSQAECDEQIGEIKAQIAEDAAGGKVAFFTARYRKVILMAFCIAMFNQLSGINAILYYAPKVMKLAGGADVLGDAFPYIGSVIVGLMNLIATMAALTVIDRIGRRQLMIVGSVGYLISLGFLAGMMFAYEGGYFEEGSAAPVWLILLGLLGFIASHAFGQGSVIWVFISEIFPNRVRARGQSLGSLTHWVFAFITTYAFPVLTDKLGGGYAFGIFFLAMVGQLFWVLKVMPETKGIPLEEMEEKLGLTND, encoded by the coding sequence ATGACACCTCAGTCGTCAGCACGAAACACCTCCATTCCGCCCTTGGTCATTCGAAGTGCCATCGTCGCCTCCCTCGGCGGCCTGCTCTTCGGCTTTGACACCGCCGTCATCTCGGGTGCGGAAGAAAAACTCACCGAGCTCTACGCTCTATCGTCCACAGGCGAAGGCCTGCTCGTGGCAATCGCAACCATCGGCACCATCGTCGGCGCAATCATCGCCGGCAATCTCGCAGACCGCTTCGGTCGTAAGCCCGTCCTCTTCTGGATCGGCGTCCTCTTCGGTGTCGGAGCTCTCGCCACCGCGCTTGCCCCGCTGCCCACCCTGGTGAGCGCAGCAGACGGAAGTGTGTCGGCCTCCTCCGCGTTCCCGATCACCTTCTTCATGATCTTCCGCTTCCTCGGTGGCGTGGGCGTGGGCCTGTCCTCCGTCGTGGCCCCCATCTACACCGCAGAGATCGCGCCCGCCCGAGTACGCGGACGCCTGGTCGGCCTCGTCCAGTTCAACATCGTTTTCGGTATCCTCCTGGCCTACGCCTCGAACGCCGTGATCCGGGAGATCGCGCACGAAGAGACCGCCTGGCGCTGGATGCTTGGCGTCATGGCGGTGCCCGCCGTGTTCTTCCTGGTCTTCCTGGCCACCGTGCCCGAGACTCCGCGTTGGCTGCTCTCGCACGGCCGCGAGGAACTCGCCGTGAAGATCTCCGAGCGCCTCACGACCTCCCAGGCCGAGTGCGACGAGCAGATTGGCGAAATCAAAGCACAGATCGCGGAGGACGCAGCCGGCGGCAAGGTTGCCTTCTTTACGGCCCGCTACCGCAAGGTCATTCTCATGGCCTTCTGCATCGCAATGTTCAATCAGCTCTCCGGTATCAACGCGATCCTCTACTACGCGCCCAAGGTCATGAAGCTCGCCGGAGGTGCCGACGTCCTGGGGGACGCCTTCCCCTACATCGGTTCCGTCATCGTCGGCCTCATGAACCTGATCGCCACGATGGCTGCCCTCACAGTCATCGATCGTATTGGCCGTCGCCAGCTGATGATCGTCGGATCTGTCGGCTACCTGATCTCCCTCGGCTTCCTCGCCGGGATGATGTTTGCCTACGAGGGTGGCTACTTTGAGGAAGGCAGCGCCGCCCCCGTGTGGCTGATACTCCTCGGCCTGCTCGGCTTCATCGCCTCGCACGCCTTCGGACAGGGATCCGTCATCTGGGTCTTTATCTCGGAGATCTTCCCCAACCGCGTGCGCGCCCGCGGTCAGTCCCTGGGCTCGCTCACGCACTGGGTGTTTGCCTTCATTACCACCTACGCATTCCCCGTGCTCACGGATAAACTCGGTGGTGGCTACGCTTTTGGAATCTTCTTCCTCGCGATGGTTGGTCAGCTATTCTGGGTGCTGAAGGTCATGCCCGAAACCAAGGGCATTCCGCTCGAAGAAATGGAAGAGAAGCTGGGGTTGACGAATGACTAG
- a CDS encoding PfkB family carbohydrate kinase yields the protein MTRIVNIGEALIDEITRPNTAPVEVVGGSMLNVAAGLTRLGHDSELATWFARDARGDKVRAHAEAAGVTLTPGSDGAEFTTVAHATVDDRGHATYEFDLSWDVPAVEDPDTVGHVHTGSYAVVLEPGADKVLAAVKRQAIRGTVSYDPNIRPALLGTPDEARPHIEAIVALADVVKASDEDLEWLYPGRPVEDVIREWSQSGPSLILCTRGPWGVYIKAAAERDMLVVDPLDVELVDTVGAGDSLMAGLISGLVDASLLGSGEAKQRLREASWDQILPAIHRGIITSGITILYQGAYSPTREEVAGILAADPTLRG from the coding sequence ATGACTAGGATCGTGAACATCGGTGAAGCGCTCATCGATGAGATTACTCGCCCGAATACCGCTCCCGTCGAGGTCGTCGGCGGCTCGATGCTCAATGTTGCAGCCGGCCTCACGCGCCTCGGACACGACTCCGAGCTGGCGACCTGGTTCGCCCGCGACGCCCGCGGCGACAAGGTGCGCGCCCACGCCGAGGCCGCGGGAGTCACCCTGACACCCGGCAGCGACGGCGCCGAGTTCACGACGGTTGCACATGCGACCGTCGATGACAGGGGGCACGCCACCTACGAGTTTGACCTGTCCTGGGATGTGCCCGCCGTTGAGGACCCGGACACTGTTGGACACGTGCACACCGGCTCCTATGCGGTTGTGCTCGAGCCCGGCGCCGACAAGGTCCTGGCCGCCGTTAAGCGACAGGCGATCCGCGGCACCGTCTCCTACGACCCGAACATCCGTCCCGCTCTGCTGGGCACGCCCGACGAGGCACGCCCGCACATTGAGGCGATTGTGGCCCTTGCTGACGTCGTGAAGGCATCGGACGAGGACCTCGAATGGCTCTACCCGGGCCGCCCCGTCGAGGACGTCATCCGCGAGTGGTCACAGTCCGGCCCGTCGCTGATCCTGTGCACGCGCGGCCCGTGGGGCGTCTACATCAAGGCTGCCGCCGAGCGCGACATGCTCGTCGTCGACCCGCTCGACGTCGAGCTGGTGGACACCGTGGGGGCGGGTGACTCGCTCATGGCCGGCCTGATCTCCGGCCTGGTTGACGCAAGCCTGCTGGGGTCGGGCGAGGCGAAGCAGCGCCTGCGCGAGGCGTCGTGGGACCAGATCCTACCCGCCATCCACCGCGGCATCATCACCTCCGGCATCACGATTCTGTACCAGGGTGCGTACTCGCCCACGCGCGAGGAGGTGGCCGGAATTTTGGCCGCCGACCCGACGCTGCGAGGCTGA
- a CDS encoding S8 family peptidase, with protein sequence MRATRRPWRSCGIVASAVALAAVSLVGATPPAHAADPITAADQPYFAYYHLDQARAKGYTGAGVTIAMIDGPVETGAAELASASIRDKQTCTINSSLASKSHGTSVASILVSPDYGVAPDATLLAYRTGSKQDGDQPSSDCIDGTTHIKYGYAWLLNAAMNDGAQIINLSSSSISQENELKWAIARSMDHGTIITASAGNDATDGNATSLSQWSGVVGVAAIGIDNSRQDYSSWGQGVTTAAVGGPLAVHDYVSGQVTQVSGTSVSAPIVAGTLALARQKWPNATSNQLLQLLVKTGLNPDHGWNQYTGYGAIDPAAMVNTDPSQFPDENPLADKGGGSSPTREEVQQYADGVVDPTQIVNDNSYTYRGLDESKLTDPMNTSVTHLGTSPRYHAK encoded by the coding sequence ATGAGGGCCACTCGCCGTCCTTGGCGGAGCTGTGGCATCGTTGCCTCTGCCGTCGCTCTCGCGGCAGTCTCGCTCGTCGGAGCGACTCCTCCAGCGCATGCGGCCGACCCCATTACGGCTGCCGACCAGCCATACTTCGCCTACTATCACCTCGATCAAGCCAGGGCGAAAGGCTACACCGGTGCGGGCGTCACGATTGCGATGATCGATGGACCAGTTGAGACTGGTGCAGCCGAACTTGCCAGCGCATCGATTCGGGACAAGCAGACATGTACGATCAACTCGTCTCTGGCTTCCAAAAGTCACGGAACCTCGGTGGCTTCAATTCTGGTATCCCCAGATTATGGTGTCGCCCCAGATGCAACCTTGCTGGCGTATCGGACAGGTTCCAAGCAGGATGGTGACCAACCTTCCTCCGATTGCATCGACGGTACTACACACATTAAGTACGGCTATGCATGGTTGCTGAACGCAGCAATGAACGATGGTGCGCAGATTATCAATCTATCGTCCTCCAGTATTTCCCAAGAAAACGAGTTAAAGTGGGCAATCGCCCGTTCAATGGACCATGGGACGATCATTACTGCCTCTGCGGGTAACGATGCAACCGATGGTAACGCGACTTCTCTATCGCAATGGTCTGGAGTAGTTGGCGTTGCAGCAATTGGGATTGATAACAGTCGGCAGGACTATTCGTCGTGGGGTCAGGGAGTTACGACTGCGGCAGTTGGAGGTCCACTCGCGGTACACGACTACGTAAGTGGGCAGGTGACACAGGTGTCGGGAACCTCCGTTTCCGCGCCCATCGTTGCTGGGACCCTCGCCCTCGCGCGTCAGAAGTGGCCCAATGCGACCAGCAACCAGCTCCTTCAACTTCTCGTGAAGACGGGACTGAATCCCGATCATGGATGGAACCAATACACGGGATATGGCGCCATTGATCCCGCTGCCATGGTGAACACGGACCCGAGTCAATTCCCCGACGAGAATCCGCTTGCCGATAAAGGGGGAGGCTCGAGTCCCACGCGGGAGGAAGTGCAGCAGTACGCGGACGGCGTCGTCGATCCGACTCAGATAGTCAATGACAACTCCTACACGTATCGTGGCCTGGACGAATCGAAGCTGACGGACCCGATGAACACCTCGGTGACCCACCTGGGAACAAGCCCGCGCTACCACGCGAAATAG
- a CDS encoding DNA gyrase/topoisomerase IV subunit A, which translates to MAKKVQVVDIPEKDENISEIDVSDEMRGSFLEYAVSVIYARALPDARDGLKPVQRRILFQMDQMGLRPDKGHVKSQRVVGEVMGKLHPHGDSAIYEALVRLAQPFNLRVPLVDGHGNFGSLDDGPAAARYTEARMAPAALDLVMGLDEDTVDFVPNYDNQFMQPDVLPAAFPQLLVNGASGIAVGMATNVAPHNLSETIAGAIHLLDNPSASVADLMRYIPGPDLPEGGVIVGLEGIKEAYETGRGAFKTRAKVQIERVTARKMGIIVTQLPYMVGPEKVIEKIKENANAGRLKGISSVQNLTDRIHGLRLVIEVKNGFNPEAVLQQLYQRTPLEDSFSINAVALVGGQPRTLGLKEMLQVFLDHRLDVTTRRSRFRLKKCEDRLHLVEGLLIAILDIDDVIAIIRSSDDAEIARERLMTAFDLSEAQANYILELRLRRLTKFSRIELETERDELAAKIASLREILADPELLRALVKKELHEVSDRLGTPRRTLLLASTGTPVGVASDDAALAALPSVSRSGKGLDLQIPDDPCVVVLSSSGALARVEGADPLEPGPRAASDGWRAQLPSTARSQVAVVTQDGIAHRIDVVDLPALPRFETGLSLAGAMPASLLLHTDIPAVGLLDPEGTDVVAMGTARGTVKRLRPDVLQRDEWEVIALEDGDRLVGFDRCSDEADLVFISSDAQLLRTPAAKVRPQGRTAGGMAGMKLNGGAEALGFWVVEAPIDAVVVTVAAALGALPGTGQTTVKVTPFDCYPAKGRGGQGVRCQRFLRGEDRLDIAWVGSKPGRAASADGSPIELPAEDERRDGSGVPITFAIASIG; encoded by the coding sequence ATGGCTAAGAAGGTCCAGGTCGTTGACATCCCCGAGAAGGACGAGAACATCTCCGAGATCGACGTGTCCGATGAGATGCGCGGCTCCTTCCTCGAGTATGCCGTCTCGGTGATCTACGCGCGTGCGCTCCCCGACGCACGCGACGGCCTCAAGCCCGTGCAGCGCCGCATCCTCTTCCAGATGGACCAGATGGGCCTGCGCCCCGACAAGGGACACGTGAAGTCCCAGCGCGTCGTCGGCGAGGTCATGGGTAAGCTCCATCCGCACGGCGATTCCGCGATTTACGAGGCATTGGTACGCCTCGCGCAACCCTTCAATCTGCGCGTTCCCCTGGTCGATGGACACGGCAACTTCGGCTCTCTAGACGACGGTCCGGCCGCCGCGCGTTACACCGAGGCGCGCATGGCACCCGCCGCGCTGGACCTGGTAATGGGCCTGGACGAGGACACTGTCGACTTCGTCCCCAACTACGACAACCAGTTCATGCAGCCCGACGTGCTGCCTGCCGCTTTCCCGCAGCTGCTGGTCAACGGGGCCTCGGGCATCGCCGTGGGCATGGCGACGAACGTCGCCCCGCACAACCTGTCGGAGACGATCGCGGGCGCGATTCACCTGCTGGATAACCCCTCGGCATCCGTCGCGGACCTCATGCGTTACATTCCGGGCCCCGACCTGCCCGAGGGCGGCGTCATCGTCGGCCTCGAGGGTATCAAGGAGGCCTACGAGACCGGGCGCGGCGCGTTCAAGACGCGCGCGAAGGTGCAGATCGAGCGCGTGACGGCCCGCAAGATGGGCATCATCGTCACGCAGCTGCCCTACATGGTGGGTCCCGAGAAGGTTATCGAAAAGATCAAGGAGAACGCGAACGCGGGACGCCTCAAGGGCATCTCCTCGGTTCAGAACCTCACCGACCGCATCCACGGCCTGCGCCTGGTCATCGAGGTGAAGAACGGCTTTAACCCCGAGGCGGTGCTTCAGCAGCTCTACCAGCGCACCCCGTTGGAGGATTCGTTCTCGATCAATGCCGTGGCTCTCGTGGGCGGCCAGCCGCGCACTCTGGGCCTCAAAGAGATGCTGCAGGTCTTCCTGGACCACCGCCTGGACGTCACGACGCGTCGCAGCCGCTTCCGCTTGAAGAAGTGCGAGGATCGCCTGCACCTGGTCGAGGGCCTACTCATCGCGATCCTGGACATCGACGACGTTATCGCGATCATTCGTTCCTCCGACGACGCCGAGATCGCGCGCGAACGACTCATGACGGCCTTCGACCTGTCCGAGGCCCAGGCCAACTACATCCTGGAGCTGCGTCTGCGTCGCCTCACAAAATTCTCCCGCATCGAGCTGGAGACCGAGCGTGACGAGCTGGCGGCCAAGATCGCCTCTCTGCGAGAGATCCTGGCGGATCCGGAGCTGCTGCGCGCTCTCGTGAAGAAGGAGCTGCACGAGGTCTCGGATCGCCTGGGCACGCCGCGCCGTACGCTGCTGCTGGCCTCGACGGGTACGCCCGTGGGCGTGGCCTCAGACGATGCCGCGCTGGCCGCACTGCCGTCGGTGTCGCGTTCGGGCAAGGGCCTGGACCTGCAGATTCCGGACGACCCATGCGTGGTGGTCCTGTCCTCGAGCGGTGCGCTCGCCCGCGTGGAGGGCGCGGATCCGCTGGAGCCCGGGCCGCGGGCGGCGTCGGACGGTTGGCGAGCGCAGCTGCCCTCGACGGCTCGATCGCAGGTTGCCGTGGTAACGCAGGACGGTATCGCGCACCGTATCGACGTCGTGGACCTGCCTGCGCTCCCCCGCTTCGAGACGGGCCTCTCTCTCGCCGGGGCGATGCCCGCCTCCTTGCTGCTGCACACGGACATTCCCGCCGTCGGTCTGCTGGACCCCGAGGGCACCGACGTCGTTGCGATGGGCACGGCTCGTGGTACGGTCAAGCGCCTGCGCCCCGACGTGCTCCAGCGAGACGAGTGGGAGGTCATCGCCCTGGAGGATGGCGACCGCCTGGTGGGCTTCGATCGTTGCTCGGACGAGGCGGATCTCGTGTTCATCTCGTCGGACGCGCAGCTGCTGCGCACGCCGGCCGCGAAGGTTCGCCCGCAGGGCCGCACGGCTGGTGGTATGGCTGGCATGAAGCTGAACGGCGGTGCCGAGGCCTTGGGCTTCTGGGTGGTCGAGGCTCCCATCGATGCGGTGGTGGTGACGGTGGCGGCGGCGCTGGGCGCTCTGCCTGGAACGGGCCAGACGACGGTGAAGGTGACGCCCTTCGATTGCTACCCGGCGAAGGGTCGAGGAGGTCAGGGGGTGCGCTGTCAGCGTTTCCTGCGCGGCGAGGATCGGCTTGACATCGCCTGGGTGGGCTCGAAGCCGGGACGCGCCGCTTCTGCGGATGGTTCCCCGATTGAGCTGCCGGCCGAGGACGAGCGCCGCGACGGCTCGGGCGTGCCGATCACCTTCGCGATCGCGTCGATCGGCTGA